The Montipora capricornis isolate CH-2021 chromosome 3, ASM3666992v2, whole genome shotgun sequence genome window below encodes:
- the LOC138043138 gene encoding beta-1,3-galactosyltransferase 1-like: protein MVGKWTKKISLALFLAVATCIYLQLRYLWRNRFSLPALGEEVDGQLQRIESRRLTTTAKTSTGSLTTTSISPHVKHRTFLITKRPCMQHYDLLMITSSAPGNFKRRNTIRKTWAFERAFQPRWTTVFLVAQTRDEVVSDALLKEDETYKDLVRASYYEHYWNQTLKVQMGFEWAVTYCNFSFLLKLDDDVFVHIPRVLSFVSSPNTPKKKLYAGNHYTNNTPFRGGKWKVTYEEYNQTKYPDFCPGFGYILSQDVVSAFVDTFSSLPFFRLDDVYVGMLADKNGITVTNNKGFEVWHPPKLVCVPTNYTLVRHDVGEQCQMKMFKTVLFPE, encoded by the coding sequence ATGGTTGGAAAATGGACTAAGAAGATTTCGTTAGCCCTATTCCTTGCTGTGGCAACTTGTATATATCTCCAGCTACGTTATCTATGGAGGAATCGCTTCTCCCTTCCCGCTTTAGGAGAGGAAGTCGATGGACAGCTGCAGAGGATCGAATCACGAAGACTGACAACAACCGCGAAAACGTCAACGGGATCATTAACAACAACTTCTATTTCGCCGCATGTAAAGCACAGAACATTTCTTATAACCAAGAGACCTTGTATGCAACATTACGATCTTCTTATGATTACCTCATCCGCTCCAGGTAATTTTAAAAGAAGGAATACTATTCGCAAGACTTGGGCTTTTGAAAGAGCCTTTCAACCAAGATGGACAACCGTTTTTCTCGTCGCTCAAACACGTGATGAAGTGGTATCAGACGCATTGTTAAAAGAAGATGAAACTTATAAAGACCTTGTGCGAGCTAGCTATTACGAACACTACTGGAATCAAACTCTAAAGGTACAAATGGGCTTCGAATGGGCAGTAACGTATTGCAATTTCTCGTTTCTTTTGAAGTTAGACGACGACGTTTTTGTGCATATTCCAAGAGTTCTTTCCTTCGTGAGTTCGCCCAACACGCCGAAGAAAAAGCTTTACGCTGGCAATCACTACACAAATAATACTCCTTTTAGGGGAGGAAAATGGAAAGTAACTTACGAAGAATATAATCAGACAAAGTATCCGGATTTTTGTCCCGGCTTTGGATATATTTTATCTCAAGACGTTGTAAGTGCATTTGTCGACACGTTCTCTTCTTTACCGTTCTTTCGACTGGATGATGTTTACGTTGGCATGCTAGCAGATAAAAACGGAATAACTGTCACGAACAATAAAGGATTTGAAGTATGGCACCCACCTAAACTTGTTTGTGTTCCAACAAATTATACTTTAGTTAGGCATGATGTAGGAGAACAGTGCCAGATGAAAATGTTCAAGACAGTCCTGTTCCCTGAGTAG
- the LOC138040223 gene encoding uncharacterized protein, whose product MTASLEKLVSNLAKEGDAKFHVLKRHIEASKVPLLLRKGVYPYDYMDDMSKFHKRQLPSKEAFLSQLTEEHISDEDYQHAQIVFTSFQLQTLGKYHDLYLLSDVLLLADVFENFRSVCMNYYGLDPSHYYTSPGLAWSACLKMTDVVLELLTDPGMYLFVEEGIRGGISMISNRYGKANNLYVPDFDSTQDKNYIMYLDANNLYGWAMSQPLPTHEFFWLTEHEIEELNVMSIPDDGEEGYILEVDLEYPKELHDLHSDYPLAPETMKVTPNMLSSYCQQLAQDLNLGGAPVPKLVPNLCYILHYRNLKLYLDLGMKLTKIHRALGFAQSTWLKSYIDFNTEKRKQASNDFEKDFFKLMNNAVFGKTMENLRKLVTNPSKLNKLTASPAFDAFHIFSEDLAAICMKKTNLYLNRPIYVGFTILDLSKVLMYDFHSNYMV is encoded by the coding sequence ATGACTGCCTCTTTAGAAAAGCTTGTTTCGAATCTGGCAAAGGAGGGAGATGCTAAATTTCATGTTCTCAAGCGCCACATCGAGGCGAGCAAAGTACCTCTTCTGTTGAGAAAAGGCGTGTATCCATACGATTATATGGACGATATGAGCAAGTTTCATAAGCGACAACTCCCATCCAAAGAAGCCTTCTTGAGCCAGCTTACCGAAGAGCATATCAGCGATGAAGATTACCAGCATGCACAAATAGTGTTTACAAGCTTTCAATTGCAAACTCTTGGCAAGTACCACGATCTCTACCTTCTCTCCGACGTATTACTGCTGGCGGATgtctttgaaaactttcgaaGCGTCTGTATGAACTACTATGGATTAGACCCCTCTCATTACTACACCTCTCCTGGTCTGGCATGGTCCGCCTGCCTTAAGATGACGGATGTGGTATTAGAATTATTAACCGACCCGGGCATGTACTTGTTTGTCGAAGAGGGCATCCGAGGCGGTATTTCCATGATCAGCAATCGTTACGGCAAGGCAAACAACCTATATGTACCTGACTTTGACTCGACTCAGGACAAGAACTATATCATGTACTTGGACGCCAACAATTTGTATGGATGGGCCATGAGTCAACCTCTCCCAACACACGAATTTTTCTGGTTGACGGAGCATGAAATTGAGGAGCTCAATGTCATGTCTATACCCGATGATGGTGAAGAAGGGTACATTCTTGAAGTAGATCTAGAATACCCAAAAGAACTCCACGATCTCCACTCAGATTATCCCCTAGCGCCAGAGACGATGAAAGTGACCCCAAACATGCTGTCTTCCTACTGTCAGCAGCTGGCACAAGACTTGAACCTGGGTGGTGCGCCCGTACCTAAACTGGTCCCAAATCTCTGCTACATTCTTCATTACCGCAACCTGAAGCTGTACTTAGACCTTGGCATGAAGCTAACAAAGATCCATCGGGCACTTGGTTTTGCACAGAGTACGTGGTTAAAGAGTTACATCGACTTCAACacggaaaaaagaaaacaagcgtCCAATGACTTTGAAAAAGATTTCTTCAAACTTATGAACAATGCGGTATTTGGCAAAACTATGGAAAACTTGCGAAAGCTGGTGACCAACCCAAGCAAACTCAACAAACTTACCGCCTCACCCGCCTTTGATGCCTTCCACATCTTTTCTGAAGATCTAGCCGCCATCTGTATGAAAAAGACCAACTTGTACCTGAATCGTCCGATTTACGTTGGCTTTACGATTCTTGATCTGTCTAAAGTCCTGATGTACGATTTCCACTCCAATTACATGGTCTGA